The Agrococcus sp. SGAir0287 DNA window GCAGCAGATCGACGGCCGCACGGCGCTCGAGGTGCTCGCCGACGCACTCGACCCCGAGGTCGTCCTCGAGGTCGACGCGTACTGGGCCGCCGTGGGCGGCGCCGACGTGCCCGCCCTCCTGCGCGCGCTCGGGCCTCGCGTCGTCGCGCTCCACCTCAAGGACGCGCCGCTCGTCGACGGGGCGCTCTCGAAGGACCGCCACGACCAGCTGCCCGTCGGCGAGGGAGCGATCGGCTGGACCGAGATCCTCGACGCCGCTCCCTCCGCACGCCTGCTCGTCGTCGAGTTCGACGAGTTCCGCGGCGACATCTTCGACGGCGCCGCCACGAGCCTCGCCGGCATCCGTTCGCTCACCACCGCGCGCTGACCCACCGACCACCACGACCCATCCCACCCACCGTCGGCCACGCCGACACCCCCGCGCAGGCCTACGCCGGGCGGGGAGCACGCACACAGGACGAAGGAGTTCCGATGAAGCGCATGACCACCATCGCGGGGGCCGCGGCCGCCGCAGCAGTGCTGCTCGCAGCGAGCGGCTGCTCGGCAGGCGACGGCGACGCCGGCAGCGAGGGCGGCTCGATCACCTGGTGGGCGACCCAGCAGAGCTCGACCATCAGCTCCTCGGAGGCCGCGTACCAGGAGTCCGTCGACCGCTTCACCGACGAGACCGGCATCGAGGTCGAGTTCGAGGTCATCCCGTGGGCCGATCTCTACAACCGCATCCTCACGGCCGTCTCCTCCGGCACCGGCCCCGACGTGCTGAACATCGGCACGACCTGGACCGGCTCGCTGCACGACACCGGCGCGCTCTCGACGATCGAGGGCGAGTCGCTCGAGTGGCTCGGCGGCTCCGACCGCTTCGTGCCGGCCGTGTACGAGGCCGCGCAGGTGCCCGGCGAGACGCAGGACGCCGTGCCCTTCCTCTCGAACGTCTACTCGCTCTACTACAACCCGACCATGTTCGAGGCGGCCGGCATCACGGAGCCGCCTGCGACGTGGGAGGAGTTCGTCTCGGTCGGCCAGCAGCTCACCCTCGACACCGACGGCGACGGCGCGATCGACCAGTGGGGCTTCTCGGGCGCCGCGGCGAACGTGCAGCAGAACGCGCACATGGCGTTCATCCTCGGCCAGCAGAGCGGCGGCGACTTCGTGGACGACGAGGGCAGCACCACGCTCGACAGCCCCGAGCAGGTCGCGGGCGTCGAGGCCTACGTCGGTCTCATGACCGACTCGCAGATCATGGCCCCGTCGAACGCCGAGGTCGACCTCGGCGCCGACGCCGTCGACCAGTTCATCAACGGCGACGCCGCGATGATCCTGCAGCAGAACCCGATCGAGCAGTTCGCCTCGCGCGACTTCACCGACTGGGCCATCGCGCCCACGCCCGTCCTCGACGGCGGCGAGGACGTGCAGTCGATGATCGCCGGCACGAACATCACCGTGCTCGTCGACTCGCCCAACCAGGAGCAGGCGTTCTCGTTCGTCGAGCACATGACGAGCGTCGAGGAGCAGGCGTACCTCGCCTCGACCTTCGGCCTGCTGCCCGTCGTGACCGACGCCTACGACGAGCCCACCTTCGCCGACTCCGGCGACACGACGATCGCCGTGCGCCAGGAGGCGCAGGCCAACGCCTCCGCGCCCTTCCCCCTCGTCGGCAACATCGGCGAGATCGAGGCGGCGGTCGGCAACGCCGTGCGCGAGGCCTTCCAGGCGTACGCGACGGGCGGCGACGCCGACGTCGCCGGCCGCCTCGAGGCCGCGAACGGCCAGGTCCGCTGACACCACCCCGCCGGGGCCGGCGCGCGAGCGCCGGCCCCACGGGAGGTCCGCACCATGACCACCACCGCCACTCGCCCCGAGACCACGGCGCCGCAGCCGGCGCCGGTCGCGCCGAAGCTCCCGCGCCGCGGCACCCAGCAGCGCAAGGACCGCAGGCTCGCCTACCTGCTGATCCTCCCCGCCGTCCTCCTCGAGCTGCTCATCCACATCATCCCGATGATCCTCGGCGTGTGGATCGCCTTCATCGAGCTCGACCAGCGGAGCCTGCGCAACTGGCTGCAGGCGCCGTTCATCGGCCTCGACAACTTCATCCGCGGCCTCGACCCCTCGAGCGCCATCGGCTCGGAGTTCCTCGGCTCCGTCGCGCGCACCGCGTTCTACGTCGTGCTGACCCTCGGCGTCTCGTGGATCCTCGCGATGGCGGCGGCCGTGTTCCTCACGTCGAGCTTCAAGGGACGCGGTCTGCTCCGCACGCTCTTCCTCGTGCCGTACGCCATCCCCACCTACGTCGGCACCCTCGCCTGGGGCTTCATGCTCAACCAGCGCGACGGCGTCGTGAACCAGGTCATCGTCGACACACTCGGCCTCACGAACGATCGGCCCTACTGGCTCATCGGCGACAACTCGTTCATCTCGCTCGTCGTCGTGTCGATCTGGTCGATGTGGCCGTTCGCGTTCCTCATGCTGCTCGCGGCGCTGCAGAACGTGCCGACGGAGGTCTACGAGGCCGCGTCCCTCGACGGCGCCTCGAACTGGAAGCAGTTCTGGACGATCACGCTGCCGATGATCCGCCACGCCAACGCGGCGCTCGTGCTCATCCTCGGCCTCTGGCTCTTCAACCAGTTCAACATCCCCTACGTGCTGTTCGGTCCGCAGTCGCCCGCCCAGGCGCTGCTGATCTCGCCGCTCATCTATCAGAACTCGTTCCTGCTGTGGGACTTCGGTGCCGGCGGCGCGATGAGCTTCCTGCTGCTGCTCGCCCTGCTCGTGGTGTCGGTGTTCTACATCCGGCTCGTGCTGCCGAAGGGAGGCGATCTCGATGATTGAGACGCGCGGATTCAAGATCGCGAGGGCCATCACCCTCACCCTGCTGTCCCTGTTCGTGCTGATCCCGCTGTGGGTCATCGTGACGACGGCCTTCAAGCCGTTGGCGGACGTGTCGGGATCGTTCGTGTGGTTCCCCACGACGTGGACG harbors:
- a CDS encoding extracellular solute-binding protein, producing the protein MKRMTTIAGAAAAAAVLLAASGCSAGDGDAGSEGGSITWWATQQSSTISSSEAAYQESVDRFTDETGIEVEFEVIPWADLYNRILTAVSSGTGPDVLNIGTTWTGSLHDTGALSTIEGESLEWLGGSDRFVPAVYEAAQVPGETQDAVPFLSNVYSLYYNPTMFEAAGITEPPATWEEFVSVGQQLTLDTDGDGAIDQWGFSGAAANVQQNAHMAFILGQQSGGDFVDDEGSTTLDSPEQVAGVEAYVGLMTDSQIMAPSNAEVDLGADAVDQFINGDAAMILQQNPIEQFASRDFTDWAIAPTPVLDGGEDVQSMIAGTNITVLVDSPNQEQAFSFVEHMTSVEEQAYLASTFGLLPVVTDAYDEPTFADSGDTTIAVRQEAQANASAPFPLVGNIGEIEAAVGNAVREAFQAYATGGDADVAGRLEAANGQVR
- a CDS encoding carbohydrate ABC transporter permease; its protein translation is MTTTATRPETTAPQPAPVAPKLPRRGTQQRKDRRLAYLLILPAVLLELLIHIIPMILGVWIAFIELDQRSLRNWLQAPFIGLDNFIRGLDPSSAIGSEFLGSVARTAFYVVLTLGVSWILAMAAAVFLTSSFKGRGLLRTLFLVPYAIPTYVGTLAWGFMLNQRDGVVNQVIVDTLGLTNDRPYWLIGDNSFISLVVVSIWSMWPFAFLMLLAALQNVPTEVYEAASLDGASNWKQFWTITLPMIRHANAALVLILGLWLFNQFNIPYVLFGPQSPAQALLISPLIYQNSFLLWDFGAGGAMSFLLLLALLVVSVFYIRLVLPKGGDLDD